ACTAGATAACCTAAACACAAGTTGGCTAAATATATCTGAATATTCTGGATGCAAAACTTAAAATATCCTTGTGCTTACATTTCTGGCctctcaagaaaacaaaattttcagaAACGAAAAATGTGGGAACACAAATCAATGGAATGACAAGTGGATATTGAAGCTGAAGTTCTAAGAGTGACAGCTGGTGTCTAGAAATCTAGAGCCTTGGGCTTTAAATGTGATGTTTAAGACACAGGAGGTAACCTGTGTTTGGTGCAAGGTGAAGAATTGGAAAAGAACTTGACATAGAACCAAGATCTCTCAAAGTCCACCACCTCAACGAAAGGgacaactttttttattttttatttttaataataaaacaaaagctcTTCTCCACTAAAAGAGACAAAGCTCCAATATCCTTCTGCATAACACAGAAAGATGAAACTAAAGTTTTTGTTTTGCAAATTACCTGATTTTCTTTATAGAAACCCAATAAAATGTATGGTCTTATGGAATAATTTAGTGGGTTGCTTAATGTTAGATcaatatgcaaaataaatttcaatcaTCTCTACCAGtaacagatataaaatataattaaaaaataccttttataGCAGCAACAGAAAATACGTTCCTTAGTAGTAAGgaacaaatataataaaagatGTGACTGACCAACATGGACAAGATTATGAAGCTTTACTGAAATATATTTAGAGATGTCAATAAGGGAGACATACCATTTTTATGGAGAGAAAGATTCAATACCATGAAAACATCTCTTTTTCATAAATTAATCTCTCAGTTCAATGTAAGCACAATAAAAATAGTAAGGCATTTTCCTGGAACCTGGCAAACTGAATAAACAACTTAAATGAAAGAgtaaaggaataagaaaaggcAAAGTGATTTTGATGAATAAGAGTAGGAAAAACGGACCTACAGCTTGTCAAGGCTTATTAAAACCCACAGTAAGTGAATAGAGATATAGATATTACTGGAAactgattgttttttctattataCTCTGCTTTAtcaaaagtaaaacatttaaacTGTGCTACAGAAATTCAGATGTTGTCTTGCAATctttaaacaataaataaatgatttgcccctaaaaaaaaaaaaaccacagtaagTGAGCCAGTCAGTTGCCACAAACACAAATGGAGGAGCCCCGAGAACCCCAGAGGAGACCCTGGTATAGGACAATACATGACAGCAGTGACCCCACAACCCGGGAAAGGATGGACTAGTCAGTAAATAATGGCTattcaaatggagaaaaaaaaaaaatggatctcTGACTTAGAAGCCACaagcaataacaacaaaaaccgAATTTCTAGAGAAAAGCTGAGAATGATAAAAATTCAGAAAGGCCCAACAGGAGCAGCACAGAGATGGTAAGGTTTTGATTCTTAAACTGGGTGGTGGTACAGAGTGTACATGACATTATTCTTTAGTCCTTTTGTATATAATACAATTTATcattacaaatataaaacatgcagatggattaaagacctaaatgtgaaatACTTCCTGAAGAAAATACAGGTGTGGGGAAGGATTTcctaaataagaaaaaacataagactacaaataagtaaaaggtgttatattaaaaataaaattattctctaAAAGATACTgttaaattgtctttttttttttaacttccaataATTTACAGATAGATACTTAAATATGGAGGAATAAAATAATGCCTGGATTGGCTTCCAAGGGATCTGGGGGGGCAGAAATGAGGGTTATTATTGAACGGAGCTTGGCTCTGAGTTGGTAATTGTTCAAGGTGGGTGATGGGTATATGGGGATTCACCaaacttcctcttttccttttagaatatatatgtatagtttttcataaaaaaggtaaaaagaactATATGACAATTGAGTACCAGATTTCACACACCAGatcagcaaacatttaaaaatctgatcATTCTAAATGTCAGCAAGAACATGAAAAGGTGGGAACTCTAACACaccaatttggaaaaaaatttcatcATGTAACAAAACTGGAGATGTGTATTCTTCACCCAGCTGTTCCCAATCCTGGCTAAATACCTGAAAATCTTGCTCATGGAAACATGTACAAAACTGTTCCCAGCCTCCTTGTTTGTAATGcaacaaactggaaacaaccaaataACCATTTGTAAAAGAATGTGTGACTAGTGGCATACTGACATAATGGAATGAAAGTGAATTTACTGGAGTTACATCCATCAACATGGATAAGTCTTAcgtaagataaaaaaaagaatttgcagAATACAAACATTACCATACATACCATTTGTGTAAAGTATAAAACCACGTAAAAAATATGCTGTCAGGGATGTATGCATATGTAATTTCTTGAGAAAAGCTGAGAATGATAAAAGTTGAGAACAGTAACTTCTGGTGGGAGAAGAATGTAATTAAGGGCACAAAGGGAGCACCACAGAATTATAAGGTTTTGCTTCTTAAGCTGATGGTGGTACATGGTGTACATTACGTTATTCTTTAGTCCTTTTGTATGGGTATAATtcattattacaaaaataaacttttcacaatatgtaaaatatgaaatgtaGACTAatgtgtcagttatatctcaaaaaatgctgtgtgtatgtgtgtgtatatatatatatatatatatatatatatatatatatactttttttttttttatttttcagtaaaatgaGACACATGGTTGGGGGAAGTGAAAGAGAAGTGGCACAAAAGTACACCTTGGGGAAATGAGAAATTCATTTCGGTTCAACAGCAAACCTACTGAGAACCAACAAATGAAAACCTTGGCCTGTCTTACAAGGTACACGGTTATCCCCCAAGAGAAAAATGCCGATCCTCTCAGTGCAGAGGTGAAGGAGCTACTTTAAGGGCAGGAGTTCTAGCCAGAGCCCTGGTGAGGCCCCAAAGCCAGACCGCTGGTGGGCGGGCTTTCGAGCCCAGGTTCCCGGGCTGACTTCCCTCCTCTACCCCCACCGGCCCTGCCACCGGCTCCTCGCTCCCGCCCCACGCACGCCCTCCCCTCTCCGGTCTATTCAGAACGGTTTCTAGGTTTGACCTTTTAGCACGCATGCAATAAGAATAAATACAGCGCAGTGCTGAGTGCGTCTTTCATGTAGTTACTGGGAAACAGAGCATTAGTAGTGTGGGTGTGTTGTTTTCTCCTGGTGCCTGTTCAGGGCCTCCGCAGGCATCTGGGGAAACCATCCACGCTGAGCCACGCGGCGTAGGCTTCCTGCTCATTAACCAGATGGAGCACCTCTTCAGGAGGGATGCATCTGTACAGCAGTGCCCAATTCCTGGGGAAGCCAACTTAGGTATGTGCCAGCTTCATGTCCAATTTAGGCAGGAGGCAAACCATTGGTGACCATCTTGGTATCAGCATCTCCTACCGCCTCCAATTTCTGACTTCCCCATGGCCTTCCTGGGGAGTCCCCAACTTGCCCACGGCCCTCCTGGGGGAGTCCCCAGTTTGCCCACGGCTTTCCTGGGAAGCCCACAATAATGGAAGCCTAATGGGCAATCTGGTCCCAGGATCACATACAAAGCACTGCAAATGCTCGCTCCTTAATGCCTCGTCACATCTGCTTGAATCCAGCCCTGCAAGGCCCTGGGCTCTCTAATAAGTCTCTTTCCAGCTGTGTCCAACCTGCTGGGTCCCATGGTGATACAAGAGGTGTCAGCTAAAGGTCTGCAGATCTGAAAGAGACCAAACAGGATCACATGGCCTGTCACCCTCCCCTAATCCATTTTCCCCAGTGGGTCTCTGCCTCTTCtgctttttatctattttgtttccaaATCTACTGTAATATAATGCCCCTCCCCTGGATACAGTTATCCTTGGCAACTGTTTCCTATTACTTGTACCATTTTGCCTTACTAGACCAATGACCCTCCTGGCATTTTCCCAGCTCTTGGTGGACATCTCCAACCCGACCTCAGTGACCGAAACCTAATACTATGAatattaatgatgataataatggcTGCTGTTTATTGAGGACTTGATATGTGCTGCCTGCTAGGAGTACTTTACCTGTGCCAGGCCATGTACTGAACACTTACTTAGTGTAGATACTAATTTATATAGGTATATCTGTATATACTTTTCAGGTGTACAGTGTCATTCTCATTTTACCAGTGAGGAGACCCAGGCACAGaggggttaaataacttgcctaagtcTTTTCCAGAGTGTTCATTTTGCACTCCTAGGCTACAGTGGCTGTCTCTTAAAAGCCAAAGCAGATCAGACACTGTGGCTGAACCCCCTTCCCTCTCTACCCTCCTCCCATGGCTTACAACGCAAGACAGCTTCTCTGACTTGGCGAAAGCCACCATCAGGGCCCCGGCCATCCACGAAGTACATGAAGCGCAGCTCAGCGGGGTAGGCGGCTCTGGTGAGGCCTGACATCAGCGGGATGGTAcggccctctgccccaggggcctCACTCAGGGCTTGCAGCATCTGGTACCTGCACCAAGGGTCCCGGAGGAAGCCCGGGGTGATGAGCAGCACGCGGCAATGGCTgctgctcagtgcctggcacagctcGGACACGATGGCGCCACCTGGGGTTGCATCCCGGAGCTGCAGGAAGCAGCGCAGGCTGGCACTGCTGTCCTCCAGGTAGGACACCAGTTCCTGGGCAACCACCAGGTCCTCCTCACTGTGGCACACGCAGACATCATAGTCCTTGCTCCAGCGGCCACTGCCACTGCCACTGCTGGTGCCGCCGCTGCTGGTGCCCACGTGTGCTGGTGGGGGAGTGGGGGACCGGGCTGAGCCGTGGCCCAGGGATGGCCGGCGGTCCTGGGAGCTCGGCTGAGGAACGTCACTAGGGGGACTTCCTGGGGATTCGGGCCTCTTACTGGGCTTCTTCGACATTGCCTGCCTGAaccagtctgtgggggagaaacacTGCTCAGGCCTGGTATTCTCACCAGGCAGCCTCCTCACACCCGGCAGAGAAGGGCCCATCTCCTGCACTGGCAAGCAACCCCAGCTCTGTAATTTTGTGCACCCTTCAGGGCCTACCTAAAAGTTCCCACTAACTATAAAGGTAGTGGCTTTAAAAGCTCTGGCTGTTCTGTAAGTCCTGGAGATGTAATATACAGCGTAGTGACTCTATTTTAATGATACTGTATCACGTATTTTAAAGTcactaagagagtagattttaaaagttcatatCACAGGgaaaaaattctgtaactatgGATGgagatggatgttaactagacttaccatggtgatcatttcataatacataaaaatattgaatcattatatcatacatctgaaactaatgtatgtcaattataccttgataatttttttaaaagcctttggtATAACagtatgaaaagaagaaagaaagaaatgaacaaactCTGGCTGTTTACCAGACTGATTAGGAAAGGTGGCTTTGCTCTCTCCAGGCCCTTCTATTTCTGGCACCCTCAGCCTACCCTAACCAGAACTCACCACTAGAGCTGACGAGTCATCCTTTTGAGAGTCTGTAAGTAGAGCTATGTGAAGCTAGTAAGGATCAAGCAGACCCCAAACTCGTTTTCACCAGAGGGAAGAGGATTTAGATTCAGGGGGACTACCCATTATAGGAGGCCAAGATGGGGAGGGATGGCATCCGTTTGGCCCTAGCTTGTTGCAGAATGGGTAAAACAAAAGCTTGGAGGGGGGCTGCTACTCAGAGCTCCTGAGGGGTCAGGTAGAGATCTGAGTGTGGACTGATACTTGTTTTCTGTATGGCCTTAAGTCAGTCTATGTctccctttcctcatctgtaaaatgggttcgTTTTAGTTGTTAAAGATTAACTGAGGTAATGCAGTGTCTGGTATATTGTAAATACTCCATAATGATACCAACTCAGCTTCCCCGGATTTTGAAAGGGACAGACAGTTTGGTGTTCTGGGGAGTGACTGGTTTCCTCTCTCTGCTTGGCTCCCTCGCCTGAATTGTTCTTCTGGGGGATTTAGAGACAAGAGACACAATCCTAAGCGCTCAGCACAATGGTTTGCAGCCTGGAAAGATTAGCCGACACACCTGGAAAGCCCGTGAACAAAAGGGCGGAGGGTTCCACTGATGAGTACCATCTCTCTTCCCTTGCCACAAAGCATCTGGGCACCGAGGGCAAGGCAGGCCCCCAGCACCAGCCTCCCTGCTCTCTCCCCTGTGTTTGGGCCAGGCAGCGCTCCCACCTCGCCAGGAGGGATCCTGAGGACTCACAGGAGGAACGAGAGTGGAATGAGGAGTCTGCTTCTGCTTACCAGCCATCTTGCCCAGAGGCTTCCTGGGCCGGGAGCGAGGAGCTGGGCAGGAGGTTGACGATGCCATAATGTTGGGCTCAAAACTAACCTCGTGAGCCCAGGCATTGGTAATGCGGCAGAAGAGAGGGGACCCAGTCTTGACGTCATGAAACAGCCATCCTACGAGAGACAGAGGATCACAAAGGCAATGGGAtggattttctttctctcctaatGCCTGACAGAGGCTCAGTCTCTAAGTGGGTCCCTCATCCTTTATGGGATAGGAACAGACACCACTGTGGCTGGAGCTGATTTCTAGACAAACCCAGATCCGTGCAGTGTAGTCAGACTTACAGAGTATGAGCTCAGCATGACCAGCAGAATGACGGTTCTCTGCTCCACCGGGGCCGAGGTGCATTCAATATCTGGGGAAGGGCAGCTGGCAGGCAGCTCTTTAGAGGGACTTTCTGTGGAAATGCTGAAATTAGAGAAGGACTGTTGCTTTTTGGACAAGTAATTATGTGTCGAGGTGACAAATACTGAGCAATACAGAGAGAGAGCACATGCAAGAAACCTAGAGAGTCCTTCCCTCCAAATCCCCTGAATACTTCCCTCCATCCacgcatccatccatccacccatccctctccttctctcctccttccctcccttctcttctccctcagcTGTCAGCTCAGGGAAGTAGTGTCACATAGTGGTGAAGACTACAGACTCACAGGCACAGTGCCTGGATTCCCACCTCTTATTAACAGGGGCCTTTGGCAAGCTACTTAATCTTGCTAAGCTTTACCTTTTCCATCTGTGAACCTGGTGGTCattattgtgaagattacatTAGATAATTTGTGTAAAGTGCTAGTGGCTCAGCATCTAATGCTCAGAAATTGTGTTAgttaatatgaatttaaaataatctagATATTGGAGAGAGATACTATATTCACGGTTTAAGAGACTAAGTATTGTACTTAGTTCTCCCCAAACTAATCTTTAGATCAATGCCACCCCAAATTCGAGAAGGTTTTTGTTTTGCAGGGGAAGAGACTGTCAAATTTCTCTACATTTCtatggaaaagcaaaggaccAAGAATACCGTAGATGGGCAGTTTGCCATGTTGTCTTCCCACCATAATGACCAGGATGTCCCTGATGGTGGAGGCCCTTCAGCCTAGGTTTCTGGGAGGCCACTAGGTGGGGCAGAGCCTACCCTGGTCCGAGATGGAGCCGCAATATTCCAGAAGTAATGACACTTCTGCAGACAAAGGGCTGGTGGAGAATGTGGCTCTGGAGCCGTGGAGCACATGGCAGAGGACTGCTTTCTCACTCTGACAGACCTGTAGTGGCCAAAACAAACCCCTTGGAAACTCACACAGAAACAACTCATATTATTAGACGCACTGAAATAAGaggttttataatttaaagaatGTCATTCAAGGTTGGACAATAATGCTTCATTCACTGCTTGCTGCTAAACACTCATGCTGAGCTGATGAATCTAAGGCAAGAGGTACTGATGATTCAtgaaaagtttaagaaaaaaaaaaggagaacttAAACTTCAGCAGTGGGGGAGGACAGAAAAGAAGAGGTGGAATGCTTGTGGGAACCAGAGATACATTTGACAGTGAAAAGCAGTTCATTGCTAAGCCACCCAAAGTGACACAGACGGTAGTGTGTATACgtttcctttcctctctgacGTTGTTTGCGTTTCAGACAGACTAAGTTGCCGGTTGAATTTAAAAGTGCCACATAACCACTGTTAGGTGTTGAAATCCTTTTCCTGGCTGCCTC
This portion of the Manis javanica isolate MJ-LG chromosome 6, MJ_LKY, whole genome shotgun sequence genome encodes:
- the TIRAP gene encoding toll/interleukin-1 receptor domain-containing adapter protein; this translates as MASSTSCPAPRSRPRKPLGKMADWFRQAMSKKPSKRPESPGSPPSDVPQPSSQDRRPSLGHGSARSPTPPPAHVGTSSGGTSSGSGSGRWSKDYDVCVCHSEEDLVVAQELVSYLEDSSASLRCFLQLRDATPGGAIVSELCQALSSSHCRVLLITPGFLRDPWCRYQMLQALSEAPGAEGRTIPLMSGLTRAAYPAELRFMYFVDGRGPDGGFRQVREAVLRYLQTFS